A window of Mangifera indica cultivar Alphonso chromosome 11, CATAS_Mindica_2.1, whole genome shotgun sequence contains these coding sequences:
- the LOC123228597 gene encoding thioredoxin Y1, chloroplastic-like, whose protein sequence is MAISVSASTIPSLNTKAAAAASSRNLSKLSSISFLQFPVQFRQIQIINKSRISSPSRPRFLPPVEAKKQTFSSLDDLLENSDKPVLVDFYATWCGPCQFMSPILNEVGVALKDKIKVVKVDTEKYPKIADKYRIEALPTFILFKDGKPFDRFEGALNTDQLIQRIENSLSVKQ, encoded by the exons ATGGCGATTTCAGTTTCGGCTTCAACGATTCCTTCCTTGAATACCaaagctgctgctgctgcttctTCTAGAAATCTCTCCAAACTCTCGTCTATATCTTTTCTGCAGTTCCCTGTACAGTTCCGTCAGattcaaattattaacaaaagcCGGATTTCTTCTCCCTCCAGGCCTCGTTTCCTTCCTCCG GTTGAAGCAAAGAAGCAAACATTTTCCTCACTTGATGATTTGTTGGAAAATTCCGACAAACCTGTATTGGTTGACTTCTATGCGACatg GTGTGGTCCCTGTCAATTCATGTCTCCAATCCTCAATGAAGTTGGTGTTGCTCTGAAAGATAAGATTAAGGTTGTGAAAGTTGATACTGAGAAGTACCCAAAGATTGCTGATAAATACAGAATAGAGGCCTTGCCAACTTTCATTTTGTTCAAGGATGGGAAACCCTTTGATCGATTT GAGGGTGCATTGAATACAGATCAGCTCATCCAACGAATCGAAAATTCATTAAGCGTTAAGCAATAG
- the LOC123229930 gene encoding protein PHLOEM UNLOADING MODULATOR-like, with product MRFLAAARTGGGLGIAAMSYVLIDYLRHISPTWHARFQPLLWTVLGLIAVTRVPFYKHWTAEFKAAIPFLASMIFMLSALLFEALSVRFVTAVLGLDWHSETPPLPDTGQWLLLALNEKLPGTVVEILRARIIGLHHFLMLFMMLAFSVLFDSVKAPGLGLGARYMFTMAIGRLLRAITFVSTILPSARPWCASARFQVPNYPHSWAQKYYVPYAEDANAINQIIKQDIAYASVGSYPSDYQPDWGSMSFLIDFLRPTASEGSSWYSLLKKAGGGCNDLIYSGHMLVAVLTAMAWTEAYGGFSSALIWLLVLHSAQREIRERHHYSVDCIVAIYVGILLWKMTSFIWSTKDATRGRRLNKLEKIQGRLFQAAKDSDLNKIKQLLKEVELGSPDSQRKGPSKGMWLFACATIFSALTIVLLAFTWTSDG from the exons ATGCGGTTCCTGGCGGCGGCGAGAACCGGCGGGGGCCTCGGCATCGCCGCCATGTCCTATGTATTAATAGACTACCTGCGCCACATTTCGCCGACGTGGCACGCGCGTTTTCAGCCGTTGCTATGGACTGTACTGGGTTTGATCGCCGTAACACGGGTGCCCTTTTACAAACATTGGACTGCCGAGTTCAAAGCTGCAATTCCGTTTCTTGCTTCTATGATTTTCATGCTCTCTGCCCTGCTCTTTGAGGCTTTGTCCGTAAGGTTTGTCACCGCCGTGCTCGGCCTCGATTGGCACAG TGAAACGCCTCCTCTTCCTGACACTGGCCAGTGGTTGCTTTTGGCTTTGAATGAGAAACTTCCTGGAACAGTAGTTGAGATACTAAGAGCTCGCATCATTGGGTTGCACCATTTTCTGATGTTGTTTATGATGCTAGCTTTCTCAGTTCTATTTGACTCTGTGAAAGCTCCTGGCCTTGGGCTAGGTGCAAGGTACATGTTCACCATGGCAATTGGTCGTCTCCTTCGGGCCATAACATTTGTGTCTACCATTCTGCCATCAGCTCGGCCTTGGTGTGCTTCAGCTCGGTTTCAAGTCCCTAACTATCCTCATTCCTGGGCACAGAAATATTATGTCCCCTATGCTGAAGATGCAAATGCTATTAATCAGATAATAAAACAGGATATAGCTTATG CCAGCGTTGGAAGCTACCCTAGTGACTACCAACCAGATTGGGGTTCAATGAGCTTCCTAATTGATTTTCTACGACCTACTGCTTCAGAAGGATCTTCATGGTACAGTCTACTGAAAAAGGCTGGAGGCGGCTGCAACGACCTTATATACAGTGGTCACATGCTTGTCGCTGTACTGACAGCAATGGCTTGGACG GAGGCTTATGGAGGCTTCAGCTCAGCACTCATATGGTTACTTGTATTGCACAGTGCCCAGAGAGAAATACGTGAACGCCACCATTATTCTGTTGATTGTATTGTAGCCATATATGTGGGCATCCTGCTCTGGAAGATGACTAGTTTCATCTGGTCAACCAAGGACGCCACCAGAGGTAGAAGACTCAACAAACTTGAGAAGATCCAAGGCAGATTATTCCAGGCAGCCAAGGACTCTGACCTGAACAAGATCAAGCAGCTTCTCAAAGAGGTTGAGCTGGGCAGTCCAGATAGCCAGCGGAAAGGCCCTAGCAAAGGCATGTGGTTGTTCGCTTGTGCAACAATTTTCTCAGCTCTCACCATCGTTCTCCTTGCCTTCACTTGGACGAGTGATGGATGA